A single region of the Halorussus salinus genome encodes:
- the trmB gene encoding HTH-type sugar sensing transcriptional regulator TrmB, giving the protein MSSDDLYATMEKVGDRFDLGEYEIDAYLTVLEHGDLTASQIADRTDIPQPRVYDTVRSLSDRGLVELRESRPMKVIAVDPDEAFSGIQSSLMDMVSELEARYTAPARETEAVSLVKSRSTILRYLEEVIAEAEFELALSLTPDLLERFSDELSAAIDEGVSVELLVTPASEAPDPAEFDYLDVATTARARRGITTPVIAVADGEYSIYATQDALRDDEDRYGVIFNRSALGFLVSGFFGTVLWTTAERTLSTDGEDRPFPRRYASIRRCVKELQELDGDFYATIEGRDIETGSSRIVEGEVVGFSFEAGERVAGMKIETADGVVTVGGQVAALEDVEAHEIRIGRNSPPAR; this is encoded by the coding sequence ATGAGTTCGGACGACCTCTACGCGACGATGGAGAAAGTCGGGGACCGGTTCGACCTCGGCGAGTACGAAATCGACGCCTACCTCACCGTGTTGGAACACGGCGACCTCACCGCGAGCCAGATAGCCGACCGCACCGATATCCCGCAACCCCGCGTCTACGACACCGTGCGGAGCCTCAGCGACCGCGGACTGGTCGAGTTGCGCGAGTCCCGACCGATGAAGGTCATCGCGGTGGACCCCGACGAGGCGTTCTCGGGCATCCAGTCGTCGCTGATGGACATGGTGTCGGAACTCGAAGCCCGCTACACCGCGCCCGCCAGAGAAACCGAGGCCGTCTCGCTGGTCAAGTCGCGCTCGACCATCCTCCGGTACTTGGAGGAGGTCATCGCCGAAGCCGAGTTCGAACTCGCGCTCTCGCTGACCCCGGACCTGCTGGAGCGGTTTTCCGACGAGTTGAGCGCGGCCATCGACGAGGGCGTCAGCGTCGAGTTGCTGGTCACGCCCGCCTCGGAAGCGCCCGACCCCGCGGAGTTCGACTACCTCGACGTGGCGACCACCGCCCGCGCTCGCCGGGGTATCACCACGCCCGTCATCGCGGTCGCGGACGGCGAGTACTCCATCTACGCCACCCAAGACGCCCTGCGCGACGACGAGGACCGCTACGGCGTCATTTTCAACCGCTCGGCGCTCGGCTTTCTCGTCTCGGGATTCTTCGGCACGGTCCTCTGGACCACCGCCGAGCGCACCCTCTCGACCGACGGCGAGGACCGCCCGTTCCCCCGCCGGTACGCCTCCATCCGGCGCTGTGTGAAGGAGTTACAGGAACTCGACGGCGACTTCTACGCCACCATCGAGGGCCGGGATATCGAGACCGGTTCGTCCCGAATCGTGGAAGGAGAGGTCGTCGGCTTCTCGTTCGAGGCGGGCGAGCGCGTCGCCGGGATGAAGATAGAGACCGCCGACGGCGTGGTCACGGTCGGCGGGCAGGTCGCGGCGCTCGAAGACGTGGAAGCCCACGAAATCCGAATCGGACGGAACAGTCCGCCCGCGCGCTGA
- a CDS encoding DUF5816 domain-containing protein: protein MDATTTTDGRTVYVARDEGDRGSRGPFFVVYGDDARENRYGYLCGNCERIDNAMDSMGRIECNVCGNVRKPTEWDAAHE, encoded by the coding sequence ATGGACGCGACCACGACGACAGACGGCCGGACGGTGTACGTGGCCCGCGACGAGGGCGACCGCGGGTCGAGGGGACCGTTCTTCGTCGTCTACGGCGACGACGCCCGCGAGAACCGCTACGGCTACCTCTGTGGCAACTGCGAGCGAATCGACAACGCGATGGACTCGATGGGCCGCATCGAGTGCAACGTCTGCGGGAACGTCCGGAAGCCGACCGAGTGGGACGCGGCCCACGAGTGA
- a CDS encoding carbohydrate ABC transporter permease, with product MSTTDEGVRESRRSGPYVAVVRWMENLSDTQFAYLLLTPVLLLLGLIAFWPLLSTFRMSLFADNLVGSAALGEFVGLENYVALLTGERDALLVRPFFDPATPFQSALTVTLIFTVVSVFFETIVGFGQALVLDQDFRGRRWVRVAIIIPWAVPIVIQGMIFFLLFQPNIGFLVDPLQSLGVFTSTPLSNSVDSLIILVVADVWKTSAFMALIILAGLQSVDRSLYDVGRVAGASKYQQFRMITLPLVLPSVLVAMLFRTIGAMRIYGLIETVVGCNTVPSLSCLVVTTFRGSRMYGTSAAVAFITAGLIGIVVSVYIVKYADTETGG from the coding sequence ATGTCAACGACTGACGAAGGGGTTCGTGAATCCCGGCGGTCGGGGCCGTACGTCGCGGTAGTCCGCTGGATGGAGAACCTCAGCGACACCCAGTTCGCGTACCTGCTGTTGACGCCGGTGCTGTTGTTGCTCGGCCTCATCGCGTTCTGGCCGCTGTTGAGTACGTTCCGGATGTCGCTGTTCGCCGACAACCTCGTGGGGAGCGCCGCGCTCGGGGAGTTCGTCGGGCTGGAGAACTACGTCGCACTCCTGACCGGCGAGCGCGACGCGCTGTTGGTCAGACCGTTCTTCGACCCGGCGACGCCGTTCCAGAGCGCCCTGACGGTGACGCTCATCTTCACCGTGGTTAGCGTCTTCTTCGAGACCATCGTCGGGTTCGGACAGGCGCTGGTCTTGGACCAAGACTTCCGGGGCCGACGGTGGGTTCGGGTCGCTATCATCATCCCGTGGGCGGTTCCCATCGTGATTCAGGGGATGATCTTCTTCCTGCTGTTCCAACCGAACATCGGGTTCCTCGTGGACCCGCTCCAGAGTTTGGGCGTCTTCACCTCAACGCCGCTGTCGAACTCGGTGGACTCGCTCATCATCCTCGTGGTCGCGGACGTGTGGAAGACCTCGGCGTTCATGGCGCTCATCATCCTCGCCGGACTCCAGAGCGTCGATCGGAGCCTCTACGACGTGGGGCGAGTCGCTGGCGCGTCGAAGTACCAACAGTTCCGGATGATTACCCTGCCGCTGGTCCTGCCGTCGGTGCTGGTCGCGATGCTGTTCCGGACCATCGGCGCGATGCGTATCTACGGTCTCATCGAGACGGTCGTGGGGTGTAACACGGTGCCATCGCTGTCGTGTCTCGTCGTCACGACCTTCCGCGGGTCGCGGATGTACGGGACTTCGGCGGCGGTCGCGTTCATCACGGCGGGACTCATCGGTATCGTGGTCTCGGTGTACATCGTCAAGTACGCGGACACGGAGACGGGAGGCTAA
- a CDS encoding mechanosensitive ion channel family protein, producing MVTVAEAIEQFLETYRSLPGESYLTAALILVVAWYGSQLLIRFLGRPVARRFQRPSLTKTVLGGLRGIVMVLAASVAANQFGLRPGDILLSVTVFSAVLGLVLAPIIGSVINGLFLLADQPYEIGDMIELVDRNQRGYVEDITLRYTKIFTLENTFLVIPNSNMRDRDVINFSAEDTRSRLSLELLVTYEGDLEQARAIMERAARETTEVVEGGPDIRIGSARYPSAPVAYIKEYADHGVLLDLRYWVKDPYYVGRVESKIQEQVWDQLDDADVEIAYPHSHLVFDETSGTASVAVTETEERPRPDDEKRPHPDGESDTRPRPEEFDSPEEFDSPEEFDSPEEFDSPD from the coding sequence ATGGTCACGGTCGCCGAGGCTATCGAGCAGTTCTTGGAGACCTACAGGAGCCTCCCCGGCGAGAGCTACCTGACGGCCGCGCTGATACTCGTGGTCGCGTGGTACGGGAGCCAGCTCCTGATACGGTTTCTCGGCCGACCCGTCGCCCGGCGGTTCCAGCGCCCGAGCCTGACCAAGACGGTTCTGGGCGGGTTACGGGGCATCGTGATGGTACTCGCGGCGTCGGTCGCCGCGAACCAGTTCGGACTCAGACCGGGCGACATTCTGCTTTCGGTCACGGTCTTCTCCGCGGTGTTGGGTCTGGTCCTCGCGCCCATCATCGGGAGCGTCATCAACGGCCTCTTTCTGCTGGCCGACCAGCCCTACGAAATCGGCGACATGATAGAACTCGTGGACCGCAACCAGCGGGGCTACGTCGAGGACATCACGCTCCGGTACACCAAGATTTTCACGCTCGAAAACACCTTCCTCGTGATTCCGAACTCGAACATGCGCGACCGGGACGTGATCAACTTCTCGGCGGAGGACACCCGGTCGCGGCTCTCGCTGGAACTGCTCGTGACCTACGAGGGCGACTTGGAGCAGGCCCGCGCCATCATGGAGCGGGCGGCCCGCGAGACGACCGAGGTCGTGGAGGGCGGACCGGACATCCGCATCGGGAGCGCGCGCTACCCCTCCGCCCCGGTCGCGTACATCAAGGAGTACGCCGACCACGGCGTCCTGTTGGACCTGCGCTACTGGGTGAAAGACCCCTACTACGTGGGTCGGGTCGAGTCGAAGATTCAAGAGCAAGTCTGGGACCAACTCGACGACGCCGACGTGGAAATCGCCTACCCCCACAGCCACCTCGTGTTCGACGAGACCAGCGGCACCGCCAGCGTGGCGGTCACGGAGACCGAGGAGCGCCCCCGCCCGGACGACGAAAAGCGACCTCACCCCGACGGCGAGAGCGACACTCGGCCGCGGCCCGAGGAGTTCGACTCGCCCGAGGAGTTCGACTCGCCCGAGGAGTTCGACTCGCCCGAGGAGTTCGACTCGCCGGACTGA
- a CDS encoding extracellular solute-binding protein: MRAVGASGAAAGLAGCVGGGDPEQTDTSGTIGNVDNQGQTTTLQWATDPDFQGATWNEELQPILYNNGLSNDIEVNVLAGPSVTDNRRAQYQQWLSAGRNKPDLLYIDSGWTIPFIVRNQLLNLSQAGNFGQEQMQQLENEYFEASVSTARGPNGDLFAVPMFPDFPTMQYNKQYLRNAGFGQSDFDTWASDSMTWQRFAEVTNQAKQNNDIQYGFTFQANAYEGLSCCDFNEFMSSWGGAYFGNPEQNLFGPVGDRPITVNEPQVVNAIKMVRTFIHGSDANNTLNNYQGNIAPAAVMQWTEEPSRKPFTNGDAAMHRNWPYAINISGSEDNLGQDLGVMPIPYAKTAQEAKYPMTGGPVAALGGWHNAVNPNSNNTEAAVEVIKAMMSDEFKYKLFEVLGFLPPEPQLLTSSRAQEVPVMGRYVEQFRIAGENAIPRPVTPVWPAQSAKIAQQVNGAFGQGGRPQQAMTQLQAQLEAIESSA, encoded by the coding sequence GTGCGAGCAGTGGGGGCATCGGGTGCGGCGGCAGGACTCGCCGGTTGCGTCGGTGGGGGTGACCCGGAGCAAACCGACACGAGCGGGACGATAGGAAACGTGGACAATCAGGGGCAGACGACGACGCTCCAGTGGGCCACCGACCCCGACTTCCAAGGGGCGACGTGGAACGAGGAGCTTCAGCCGATTCTGTACAACAACGGACTGTCGAACGACATCGAGGTGAACGTCCTCGCGGGACCGTCGGTGACGGACAACCGCCGGGCGCAGTACCAGCAGTGGCTCTCGGCGGGCCGGAACAAACCGGACCTCCTCTACATCGACAGCGGGTGGACGATTCCGTTCATCGTCCGCAACCAGTTGCTGAACCTGAGTCAGGCCGGGAACTTCGGCCAAGAACAGATGCAGCAGCTCGAAAACGAGTACTTCGAGGCCAGCGTCTCCACCGCGAGGGGACCGAACGGCGACCTGTTCGCCGTGCCGATGTTCCCCGACTTCCCGACGATGCAGTACAATAAGCAGTACCTGCGAAACGCGGGCTTCGGGCAGTCGGACTTCGACACGTGGGCCAGCGACTCGATGACGTGGCAGCGGTTCGCCGAAGTCACGAATCAGGCCAAGCAGAACAACGACATCCAGTACGGCTTCACGTTCCAAGCGAACGCCTACGAGGGCCTGTCGTGCTGTGACTTCAACGAGTTCATGTCGAGTTGGGGCGGGGCGTACTTCGGCAACCCCGAACAGAACCTGTTCGGACCGGTCGGCGACCGACCCATCACCGTGAACGAACCGCAGGTGGTCAACGCCATCAAGATGGTCCGAACGTTCATCCACGGGTCGGACGCCAACAACACGCTAAACAACTATCAGGGTAACATCGCGCCCGCGGCGGTGATGCAGTGGACCGAGGAGCCCTCGCGGAAACCGTTCACGAACGGCGACGCCGCGATGCACCGCAACTGGCCCTACGCCATCAACATCAGCGGGTCGGAGGACAACCTCGGGCAGGACCTCGGCGTGATGCCGATTCCGTACGCCAAGACCGCCCAAGAGGCGAAGTATCCGATGACCGGCGGCCCGGTGGCGGCGCTGGGCGGGTGGCACAACGCGGTCAATCCCAACTCCAACAACACCGAGGCGGCCGTCGAGGTCATCAAAGCGATGATGAGCGACGAGTTCAAGTACAAGCTCTTCGAGGTGCTGGGCTTCCTCCCGCCGGAACCCCAACTGCTGACCTCCAGCCGGGCACAGGAAGTGCCCGTGATGGGCCGGTACGTCGAGCAGTTCCGCATCGCTGGCGAGAACGCGATTCCGCGCCCCGTCACGCCGGTTTGGCCCGCGCAGTCGGCCAAAATCGCCCAGCAGGTCAACGGCGCGTTCGGTCAGGGCGGCAGACCCCAGCAGGCGATGACCCAGCTTCAGGCGCAGCTCGAAGCCATCGAATCGAGCGCGTAG
- a CDS encoding bifunctional metallophosphatase/5'-nucleotidase — MAPRLVHYSDVENVYDTPERAGRLAGLLRELGGDDALLAGSGDNTSPGVLALVEEGAQALDFFAAVEPDVETFGNHEFDHGTAPLRDLVASSPQTWVSANVWRDRPDETADADGRDRQRFGADAGVVPSTVVEADGETVGFVGVTTERTGSINPEATDIEFTDPIAAARDALADLDADYRVLVSHLGQRDEELARAVEADAILGGHVPTERRDRIDGTLLTRPGDGGSVVLEVDLGSGEVTRHNVADAPIHEEVADAMRARLAETGLNDVVGTVEEPICRKETTLFGGECRLGNFVADAYRWETDAEVGLQNSGGVRTGDDLTGEITAADLVSVTPFEERVVVAEVPGDDLRAAFEWAASPDLGFAEEGWWHAQVSGATVAWDPDAHRVESVAVGGEPVADDRTYSVALSDYVLHTDDEFPSLRESQRVETAGIQYEVLVEYARETGVAPELDGRIADGSDPERPRVTER; from the coding sequence ATGGCTCCCCGCCTCGTCCACTACTCCGACGTGGAGAACGTCTACGACACCCCCGAGCGCGCGGGGCGACTCGCCGGTCTCCTCCGGGAACTCGGTGGCGACGACGCCCTCCTCGCGGGGTCGGGCGACAACACCTCGCCGGGCGTCCTCGCGCTGGTCGAGGAGGGCGCGCAGGCGCTCGACTTCTTCGCGGCGGTCGAACCCGACGTGGAGACGTTCGGCAACCACGAGTTCGACCACGGCACGGCACCGCTCCGGGACCTCGTGGCCTCCTCGCCCCAGACGTGGGTCAGCGCGAACGTCTGGCGAGACCGGCCCGACGAGACGGCGGACGCGGACGGCCGAGACCGCCAGCGGTTCGGCGCGGACGCGGGCGTCGTCCCCTCGACGGTCGTCGAGGCCGACGGCGAGACGGTCGGATTCGTCGGCGTCACGACCGAGCGCACGGGGTCGATAAACCCGGAGGCGACCGACATCGAGTTCACCGACCCGATAGCGGCGGCCCGCGACGCGCTGGCCGACCTCGACGCCGACTATCGGGTTCTCGTCTCGCACCTCGGCCAGCGCGACGAGGAGCTAGCCCGCGCCGTCGAGGCCGACGCCATCCTCGGCGGTCACGTCCCGACCGAGCGACGCGACCGCATCGACGGGACGCTCCTCACTCGCCCCGGCGACGGCGGGTCGGTCGTCCTCGAAGTGGACCTCGGGTCGGGCGAGGTGACGCGCCACAACGTCGCGGACGCGCCGATACACGAGGAGGTCGCCGACGCGATGCGCGCGAGGCTCGCCGAGACGGGCCTGAACGACGTGGTAGGGACGGTCGAAGAACCCATCTGTCGGAAGGAGACGACGCTGTTCGGCGGCGAGTGCCGACTCGGGAACTTCGTCGCCGATGCCTACCGCTGGGAGACCGACGCCGAGGTGGGTCTCCAGAACAGCGGCGGGGTCCGGACCGGCGACGACCTGACCGGGGAGATTACCGCGGCGGACCTCGTGAGCGTCACGCCCTTCGAGGAGCGCGTCGTCGTCGCCGAGGTGCCCGGCGACGACCTCCGGGCGGCCTTCGAGTGGGCCGCCAGCCCCGATTTGGGCTTCGCCGAGGAGGGCTGGTGGCACGCGCAGGTCAGCGGCGCGACGGTCGCGTGGGACCCCGACGCCCACCGCGTCGAGTCGGTCGCTGTCGGCGGCGAACCGGTGGCCGACGACCGGACCTACTCGGTCGCGCTCTCGGATTACGTCCTCCACACCGACGACGAGTTCCCGTCGCTCCGGGAGTCTCAGCGGGTCGAGACCGCGGGCATTCAGTACGAGGTGCTGGTCGAGTACGCCCGCGAAACCGGCGTCGCACCCGAACTCGACGGCCGAATCGCGGACGGTAGCGACCCGGAGCGACCGCGAGTAACCGAGAGGTAA
- a CDS encoding pyridoxal-phosphate-dependent aminotransferase family protein encodes MVEKPDVGELTPPDRTLMGPGPSEVHPRVLRAMSTPLVGHLDPSFIEVMNEVQDLLRYTFRTDNQWTIPVSGTGSAAMEAAIGNVVEPGDTMLVPTNGYFGGRMEEMATRAGGEVVHVDAPWGEPLDPADVAAAMDEHQPDVFGFVHAETSTGVLQPEVSELTSVAHDHDALVIADTVTSLGGVELKVDDWDIDVAYSGPQKCLSCPPGAAPLTLNDRAMDKVLSRDEEARSWYLDLSLLEGYWGDDRSYHHTAPITNVYALREALRLVAEEGIEDRWERHRENASALKAGVEAMGMEMNAADDYWLPSLNAVRVPDGVTDTDVTSYLLDQYDLEIATGLGDLEGDIFRIGCMGYSSRAETVSYLMAALGDALDEQGADVDVEAGLAATAERLGER; translated from the coding sequence ATGGTGGAGAAACCCGACGTTGGCGAGTTGACGCCGCCGGACAGGACGCTGATGGGTCCCGGACCGAGCGAGGTCCACCCGCGGGTACTGCGCGCGATGAGTACCCCGCTGGTCGGCCACTTGGACCCCTCGTTCATCGAGGTCATGAACGAGGTCCAAGACCTGCTCCGGTACACCTTCCGGACGGACAACCAGTGGACGATTCCGGTCTCGGGCACCGGTTCGGCCGCGATGGAGGCCGCCATCGGTAACGTCGTGGAACCCGGCGACACGATGCTGGTGCCGACGAACGGTTACTTCGGCGGCCGGATGGAGGAGATGGCCACTCGCGCGGGCGGCGAGGTCGTCCACGTGGACGCGCCGTGGGGCGAGCCGTTGGACCCCGCCGACGTGGCCGCGGCGATGGACGAACACCAACCCGACGTGTTCGGGTTCGTCCACGCCGAGACCAGCACGGGCGTCCTCCAACCCGAGGTGTCGGAACTGACGAGCGTCGCCCACGACCACGACGCGCTCGTGATAGCCGACACCGTGACCTCGCTCGGCGGCGTCGAGCTGAAGGTAGACGACTGGGACATCGACGTGGCCTACTCCGGCCCGCAGAAGTGCCTCTCGTGTCCGCCGGGCGCGGCCCCGCTCACGCTCAACGACCGCGCGATGGACAAGGTGCTGTCCCGCGACGAGGAGGCCCGGTCGTGGTATCTCGACCTCTCGTTGCTGGAAGGCTACTGGGGAGACGACCGGTCGTACCACCACACCGCGCCCATCACGAACGTCTACGCGCTCCGGGAGGCCCTGCGCCTCGTCGCCGAGGAGGGCATCGAAGACCGCTGGGAGCGCCACCGCGAGAACGCCAGCGCGTTGAAGGCGGGCGTCGAGGCGATGGGGATGGAGATGAACGCGGCCGACGACTACTGGCTCCCGAGCCTCAACGCGGTTCGCGTGCCCGACGGCGTGACCGACACCGACGTGACGAGCTACCTGCTCGACCAGTACGACCTCGAAATCGCCACCGGACTCGGTGACTTGGAGGGCGACATCTTCCGCATCGGTTGCATGGGGTACTCGTCGCGCGCCGAGACGGTCTCGTACCTGATGGCCGCGCTGGGCGACGCGCTCGACGAGCAGGGCGCGGACGTGGACGTAGAGGCCGGACTCGCGGCGACGGCCGAACGGCTCGGCGAGCGGTAA
- a CDS encoding aldo/keto reductase, with translation MEYTTLGDTGLEVSRFCLGCMNFGSDREWMIDDDEKSHEIIDRAIDLGINFLDTANVYSRGESEEIVGDAIAEYDREELVIATKVYGSMGEGPNKQGLSRKHILDQVEGSLQRLDTDYIDLYQIHRWDDSTPIEETLHALDHLVETGKVRYVGASTMAAWQFTKALYESDLNDYARFACMQPQYNLVDRQEEENVLPVCADEGVGVIPWSPLGGGFLTGKYDREDDPDEGRAATDEHTHERFTDDNWQVLDAVREVADERDASPAQVSLAWLLHKDVVDAPIIGPRSIDHLEENVGALDVALDDEEMERLEAPLEPAWSRVIADL, from the coding sequence ATGGAGTACACGACGCTCGGCGACACCGGCCTCGAAGTCTCGCGATTCTGCCTCGGGTGCATGAACTTCGGGAGCGACCGCGAGTGGATGATCGACGACGACGAGAAGAGCCACGAGATAATCGACCGCGCCATCGACCTCGGTATCAACTTCCTCGACACCGCGAACGTCTACTCGCGCGGCGAGAGCGAGGAGATAGTCGGCGACGCCATCGCCGAGTACGACCGCGAGGAGTTGGTGATAGCGACGAAGGTGTATGGGTCGATGGGCGAGGGACCGAACAAGCAGGGCCTCTCGCGCAAGCACATTCTAGACCAAGTGGAGGGGAGCTTACAGCGCCTCGACACCGACTACATCGACCTCTACCAGATTCACCGCTGGGACGACTCGACGCCCATCGAGGAGACCCTCCACGCGCTCGACCACCTCGTCGAGACCGGGAAAGTCCGGTACGTCGGTGCCTCCACGATGGCCGCGTGGCAGTTCACGAAGGCCCTCTACGAGAGCGACCTGAACGACTACGCTCGGTTTGCCTGCATGCAACCCCAGTACAACCTCGTGGACCGCCAAGAGGAGGAGAACGTCCTGCCGGTCTGTGCAGACGAGGGAGTCGGCGTCATCCCGTGGAGTCCCCTCGGCGGCGGGTTCCTGACCGGCAAGTACGACCGCGAGGACGACCCCGACGAGGGCCGGGCCGCGACCGACGAACACACCCACGAGCGGTTCACCGACGACAACTGGCAGGTGTTGGACGCGGTGCGAGAAGTCGCCGACGAGAGGGACGCGTCGCCCGCGCAGGTCAGTCTCGCGTGGCTCCTGCACAAGGACGTGGTGGACGCGCCGATAATCGGCCCGCGGAGCATCGACCACTTAGAGGAGAACGTGGGCGCGCTCGATGTCGCGCTCGACGACGAGGAGATGGAGCGACTCGAAGCGCCGTTAGAGCCAGCTTGGTCTCGCGTTATCGCGGACCTGTAG
- a CDS encoding DUF7116 family protein, with protein MATVSTPPIEQARTIFSDLGYTVSGDGDEFRAERKWRVVRVTALTDSETTPDDGELRCFVTWSDRASELRRHLRRTDPEYEWAIIGVREGGDYEVLRAPPSATAA; from the coding sequence ATGGCCACTGTTAGCACACCGCCCATCGAACAGGCGAGGACCATCTTCTCCGACTTGGGCTACACCGTCTCCGGCGACGGTGACGAGTTCCGAGCCGAACGGAAGTGGCGGGTCGTTCGCGTCACGGCCCTGACCGACTCAGAGACGACTCCGGACGACGGCGAGTTACGCTGTTTCGTAACGTGGAGCGACCGCGCGTCCGAGCTTCGTCGGCATCTCCGACGGACCGACCCGGAGTACGAGTGGGCGATAATCGGCGTCCGAGAGGGCGGCGACTACGAAGTCCTCCGCGCACCGCCGAGTGCGACAGCAGCCTAA
- a CDS encoding proteasome assembly chaperone family protein, whose product MSSEPRSVGASFEIDAHDLQETVVVGFSQFGLAGLTAVDYLVDHLDFDEVGHITADQLPAITPFENGQPRHHTRVFSHEGAGLSLLVGELFVPAWAAQPFSEAVLEWTEAEGIEEVTVLHGVTIPHAPDEHQVFYVATEDYREHRLADTEIPPMGRGFLDGVNAELVARGMESDLRTATLVTPVHAQAPDVEAAIRLLDATQRIYGLDVDTGPLEEFAAEIQGYYEGLAERLTERAETEGPEDRMYM is encoded by the coding sequence ATGAGTAGCGAGCCGCGTTCTGTAGGCGCTTCGTTTGAAATCGACGCCCACGACCTCCAAGAGACGGTCGTCGTCGGATTCTCACAGTTCGGGCTTGCGGGCCTGACCGCGGTGGACTACCTCGTGGACCACCTCGACTTCGACGAGGTCGGCCACATCACGGCCGACCAACTCCCCGCCATCACGCCCTTCGAGAACGGCCAGCCGCGCCACCACACTCGCGTCTTCTCCCACGAAGGGGCGGGCCTGTCGCTCCTCGTCGGCGAACTGTTCGTCCCGGCGTGGGCGGCCCAACCGTTCAGCGAGGCCGTGCTGGAGTGGACCGAAGCCGAGGGCATCGAGGAGGTCACGGTCCTCCACGGCGTCACGATTCCCCACGCGCCCGACGAGCATCAGGTGTTCTACGTCGCCACCGAGGACTACCGCGAGCATCGCCTCGCCGACACCGAGATACCCCCGATGGGACGCGGGTTCCTCGACGGCGTGAACGCCGAACTCGTGGCCCGCGGGATGGAGTCAGACCTCCGGACCGCGACGCTCGTCACGCCGGTCCACGCCCAAGCCCCGGACGTGGAGGCCGCGATTCGACTCCTCGACGCGACCCAGCGAATCTACGGTCTCGACGTGGACACCGGCCCGCTGGAGGAGTTCGCCGCCGAGATACAGGGCTACTACGAGGGTCTCGCCGAACGACTCACCGAGCGCGCCGAAACCGAGGGACCGGAAGACCGGATGTACATGTAG
- a CDS encoding universal stress protein: MTRVVVPVRYPLTEHSERTLAEAIRVADERDAALTVLHVNLYHRGREVSRTELKRAVESAFDRIPHSRYVVREGFLVEETILEEVAAEKADVVVIGHKQAGRWRRMLRKLTSDPDIEGYLREQLDAEVVTVGRD; encoded by the coding sequence GTGACTCGCGTCGTCGTCCCCGTCAGGTATCCGCTCACCGAACACTCCGAGCGAACGCTCGCGGAGGCCATCCGCGTCGCCGACGAGCGCGACGCGGCGCTCACCGTCCTGCACGTCAACCTCTACCACCGCGGGCGAGAGGTGTCGCGCACCGAGTTGAAGCGCGCGGTCGAATCGGCGTTCGACCGGATTCCCCACTCGCGGTACGTCGTCCGCGAGGGGTTTCTGGTCGAGGAGACCATCCTCGAAGAGGTCGCGGCCGAGAAGGCCGACGTGGTCGTCATCGGCCACAAGCAGGCGGGTCGCTGGCGGCGGATGCTCCGGAAGCTGACCTCCGACCCCGACATCGAGGGGTACCTCCGCGAGCAACTCGACGCCGAAGTCGTCACGGTCGGGCGCGACTGA